Within Eggerthella sp. YY7918, the genomic segment TCAAGATTGCGCTCGTGACCGGCCGTGTCGATGCGTTCTCGGTCGATCGCTCCATTCTGAACGGCTATGTGGATGATTCCACCATGCTGCTGGACACGCAGTTCGCGCCGCAGGAGTACGGCGTTGCCACAAAGAAGTCGAACACCGAATTGGCGGCCCAAATAGACGACGCCATCGCCGCCATGCAAGCCGACGGTACGCTCACGGCGCTCCAGGAGCGTTGGGGACTTGTGACCCAGACGCCCGCCGAGGCCGAAGAAGGGGGTGCGTAACATGCTTGACATCTTCGCGCCCTACAAGTGGGAGGCACTGTTTCTGCGCTGGCCCGATATTCTGGCGGCGTTTGGCACCACGGTGGGAATTTCGGTATTGGCGCTCATCATCGCGCTGGTGCTGGGTATTGTGTTCGGCGTGCTGTCGGTATCGCGCATTGCGGTGTTGCGCGGCATTACACGCGTGTACGTGGAAGTGGTGCAAAACGTGCCTCTGCTTTTGCAGGTGTTTGTGTTCTACGCTATCTTCCCTCTTTTAGGTCTGTCGCTTGCAGCGTTTTGGATCGGTGTGCTGGCCATTGGTATTTACCATGGCGGCTACATTTCGGAAGTGGTGCGCAGCGGCATCGGCTCCATTCACCGCGGGCAATTCGAGGCGGCGAAGAGCCAGGGTTTTTCGTATTGGCAGACCATGTTTCTCATCATTTTGCCGCAGGCGTTTCGCATCATTATGCCTCCGCTGGCGGTACAGGCGGCCAACCTGGTGAAAAACACGAGCGTGCTCGCGCTTATCGCGGGCGGCGAGCTTATGTACTTTTCAAACTCGTTTGCAGGTTCGACTAGTTACTACGGGCCGGTGTATGTGGTGGCGGCGCTGCTGTACTTTGTCATCTGCTTTCCGCTGTCGCGTCTTGCGCTTTATCTGGAGCGGCGTACGCGCGCTCATAGGCATTTGGCTACGGGCGATGCGAGCGAAGAGCTGGGCGAGGATACGATGGAGGTTACGCCGGGCACGCACGACATCACGGGACGTGCGGCGGCTGCCACCATGGCCGCGGGCGTTGACACGATGTTCGAGACGGTGGACATAGCCCCCGCGCGACAGGCTCCTTCGCCGCGCCATCCGCTGCACACGTTGAGTGAGGATGCGGAAGGCTCCGGGGCGGGTGAGCGCGGGCCGATGGAGCAGGCCTTTACCGGACGCGTGGCAGCCGAGATTGCCGATGAGATTGGCCGCGAGATAGCCCAGGAGATCGCCGAGGAATGCGGCGATGAGGAGCGTGCCGCGCGCGTTATGCGCACCAAGGCGGGACGCATCAAGGCACACCGGCGTCTTGAACGGCGTGTTGCCGCCCGGCGTGGACTGGAGCGGCAGCCCGATGAAGTGGGTGCAGCTATGCCGGCCACTCCCGACGCTGCGGCGGAAGGCGCACGTGATTTCAAAGACGAAGCCCATCGCCGTTCAACTGAGGCGGACGAGGTACTGGTTTCTCGTGCCGAAACGGCCACAAGCGATCGCATTACGCGCGATGTACGGCATCGTGTTGACAGGCGCGACCGCGATCAGGAGCGTGCCGAGGCGCAGCTTGACGTGGAAGCATTTCTCGACAACGACTATGTGCCCGGTGAGCTAGATGCGCCCGCCGAGCGACAAGCTCATGTTCGCGCTCCTCATGATGAGGCGGATTTCGATGCTGAAAGCGAAGACGCTGTTGCGCAGCAAGAGCGTGATGAGCGAAAGGGGGAGCGATGAGCGAGATAGCCGCTTTGTTCACATGGGTGAACGTACGGTTTTTGTTACAGGGCCTTGGCATGACGCTGCTCATTTCGGCGCTTGCCATCGCCTGCTCGATTGTGCTCGGTACCCTTATTTCCGTTCTTCGTACGTCAAACGTACGGGTGCTGCGCGGCATTGCTACCGTTTACATCGAAATATTCAAGAACACGCCGCTTCTGCTGTGGATCATGTTCACGTTTTTTGTGGCGCAGTTGCCGCCCATCGGCGCTGCGGTGCTTGCGTTTACCCTGTTCACCAGCGCAAGTGTGGCTGAAATCGTGCGTGGTGGCTTAGCCAGTGTGCCGTTCGGCCAGTATGAGGCCGCAAGGTCGCAGGGCTTTTCCACCGTGCAGACCTATACGCTTATCGTTTTGCCCCAAGCGCTGCGCAATATGGTGCCGGCATTGTTGTCTCAGTTCGTTACCACAATCAAGGACACGAGCTATCTGTGGGGTGCGATGGCGCTACAAGAGCTCATGGGTCGCGGCATGATCCTTATGAACAGCTATAACTCAACCGTGCAGATCTTCGCCATCTTTGGCATCATGGCGGCCGTGTACTTTGTGGTGTGCTTTACGCTCTCGCAGATTGTGCGCGCCTACCAGCGTCGGCTGAAGGAAGCGCGCACGGCATAGGTTGTGCTGACTACAAGGTACTTGCAAGAAGGGCCAGCTGGGCCTGAGCGCTTTCGGGCACGGCGAGCGTGATGTCCTGGCCAAGGGCGGTGAGCGTGACGTAGCCGGGATTGTCGTAGATGGTAATTGAGCCGTCAACGCCAAGCGAAGAAGCGTCGTAGGTGCCGGTTGCGTTCGCGTCGGCAGGTAGCGTTGCGGCTTCCCAGCTTTCGATGGCAAGATTGGCTACGGCTTCGTCAACCTGTTCGGGGGTGAGGCCTGTTGCGGCGGCGATGGCCCCCTTATTGTCGTCAATCGTGTTCTTGAGCTGGCCTTTAACGTCGGTGACATCCAGCGCGACGTTCGCGGCTGCCGCTTTGGCTTGTTGGGCCGCATCGCTCACCGGACCAAGGGAGCTGTTTGAGAGGGCGATAATCCCGATACCCACGGCAATGACGGCGACGAGCAACCCGGCGATAATCCCAACAGCTTTCTTCATAAGAGCCTCCTTGTGGGAGCGTGAATAGTACGTAAGCGAAACGGTGGGCGACGACGCCGCTGGTACGTTTTCTTGTTGATACGTGCAGCGGTGGTGGATTAATTCGGCGCGTCTCCCAAAAAACAGCCTACTGGAGAATTCGTCCCTTCACGAAACGTCCGCGCGCTCTCCAGAGCCTCCAAACGAAATCCCCATCCGATCTTCGGAACTCACACTCGCGAGGCGCGCGTTGGAACGGCGCGCTGGAAGCACGTTTGGTTCTTGCTAGATCTGCGCTGGTTTTCCGCTGGAAACATGCAGCATTTTCGCTTGAAGGAGGAAAGAAACGCGCTAGATTCCTGCTGGATGCACGCCATATCCACGCAAGTTCTTCTTGCTATGCTGGGGTGTAGTGACGAAGAAAGAGCCTTGAAATTATAACATATATGTTATAAACTACAGATGGCTCTCGCATGCAGCGGAGGGAGCTATGGATGAGTTTGAAGTGGTCTTTTACCGGCGTAAAGACGGTTCTAGGCCGATGGATGCGTTTCTTGGTAGCTTGGACAGAAAGCTACGCGCAAAGGCAGTACGCGACCTTAAAGAATTGCGTGTGAACGCGAGCATGCTGTGTGAGCCGCATTCAAAGGCGATGAGTAAAGGGCTCTTCGAATTGCGCATTCGTCAAGGAGGAAACATTGCTCGTGCGTTTTACTTCTTTTTCGATGGCCATCGTATTATCGTAACGAATGGTTTTGTTAAAAAGAGCCACAAAACACCAAGGCGCGAATTGGAGCGAGCGTTGCGTTTTAAAGCTGATTGGGAGGAGCGGCACAGACATGGATGATCTTGATAGGTACCATGCAGAGCAAATGAAAGACCCTGAATATGCTGCCGAATACGAACGGCTGCAGCCTGAGTACGACATCATTGATGCCCTCATTACGGCACGTGCAGAAGAGAATCTCACGCAGCGTGAGCTGGCCGAGCGTTGCGGCATGAAACAAAGCGCATTTGCGCGCATTGAATCTGGCAACGCGAATCCCACACTCTCTACGCTCAAACAGCTCGCTGCCGGCATGGGCAAAAAACTCCGCATCAGCTTTGTGTAAAACAACTATGCCTTTCATCTGGGAAAACAATTATTCAGATGATTTGCCCTTAAAAGCTAGGTACACGTGCCTCGTTTCTGCAAGTTGCTCGAGCTCCCTGCGCGAGATGCCCAGCTTTTTCCGCAGCACCTGAGCAACGGTCAGGCCGAGTGCGCCTTCGCACGTGATGTCTAAGGGAAAGGCTGCGCGATGGTGGATCGTACGAATGTTAGACGGTTCGGTCGACGGCGGCATGAAAAAGGGGCAGAACAAAAAAGCCCTGATCGTTTAACTTGACGAGCGCCTCCCCCCCCCTGTACTATTACTGATCATACTTTATTGAAAACGTACGCTGTTTTAGCAGCATTGATCTCACATGGGAAGAAAGCTTATGAAAAAACGATTGAAATGGCTGCTCGTCCTCAGTGTTGTGGCCTGCACGATCTTTGGAGCCGCCACCCCCGCCGTCGCATCGGCGTCAACAGACTACACAATGGGTGTTGATCTGACGAACGGCACGCTAATTTTTCCGGGAGATACGATCAAAGCCGACGGTTCCGGTGGCGAATTTGTCGTCATCGACGAAAACGGTACTGTAATCCATCAGGGGCATAGCGCTGTTTATACGGATCACAGTTATGGAACTATAGCTTCTGATATTAAATCCTTTGGCAGTGGCGAGCACTACCTCGTACCTGATGATTTGGCGCTAGGCTATTACGCGTACATCGCCGATATCAGCGAATCGTCCGACGACTATTACCAGAGTTTTAACAATCAAAAGCTGTTGTTGCTCTATCTGAAACCAGAGGGGGTCACCTATGTTGGAACCTATGACCCCAACGGAGGCACCGAACCGGAAAGCCCCTTCAGTTTTAAGTATGGCGAGGCCGCGACCGCCGGCAACGTCTCAGACGGCTCCCAGTTTACGAACGGCAATCTGGTATTCAAATCCTGGAACACCATGCCCGACGGAACGGGCGACACCATCTTGCCCAACGTGCCTTTCGCCGACGTACAGGATATCATCGCCCAGAACGCTCAATCAGACAGCGCTCTGCCCAGCGAAGCAAAAATCACTTTTTACGCCCAATGGGGCCCGGCGGCCGCTGAAGGCGACATCCCGCCCACCAGCGATTCCTCCTCGAACAGTCCGAACACGGGCGACTCCGTCCCGACCAGTCCGCCTACCGGCGATTCCTTGTCGGTATGGCTTCCAATTCTGCTGATGCTTCTGGCTCTTGGTGCAGGCGGCTTCGCTTTGAGAAAACGAACTGAACAGAAGTAGACACGTCACAAGCCAAAGAAAAATTCAGCCAATTTACAACAGGACGTTCCGACATCACGTTGGAGCGTCCTGTTTTATTCTGAACAAACGAGCCTTTTAACGTGACGAGCACCCCCTGTGGTATAAATCTCGCGCAGCGTGATCTGGCCGAGCGTCCGTTCTGTTGCAGGAAGTAAAACAGCTTCGATTCTACAGGGGAATTGGGGATGAGAGGTTATAGCTAGGCATCATTTTGTAAGGCTCCCATAACAAGGTCATATGCAGTTGTTACAGGACTCCTTTTAGTCTGGTGTTCTGGCGATTCAAATACGTTGTAAAAATTGTGCTCTGACGATTTTCGAAACTCGTGTTCATGAAGTGTGCGTTAGAACCGCATCAGAAGGACGCTTGGTCCTTGCTAGATCTGCGCTGGTTTTCCGCTGGAAATGCGTAAGATTTTTGCTGGAATCGGGAAAGAAAAAGCAATATTTTCGCTGGATGTACGCCATATCCATGTAAGTTCCGCTTGCTATGCTGGGGGTCGTTGCTTCCAAGGGAAAGGCTGCGCGATGGTGGATCGTACGAATGCTATACTGCTTGCAAAACAAGGTTCAGAAATGAGAGGAGGTGCAAACATGGACAAGGAGCGTAAACGTCCGGTCGATTCCGAAAACGTACAATCCGGAAGTCTTGAGAGTATTGCCGTTTTCGAAGAACTTGAACGGCGGCGTGGTTTTGTTAAGAGCGGCGCTTCGCAGCTTCTTTCCGAGGAGGAGTCATGGACTCTTCTACGGAAAGCAGGTATCCATGTTTGAATACCTGATTGATGGCAGTAAAGAGCTCGAAATCGGATTTCTCGCGAGTTCGTTTTCGTGATGATTGATCGTTTCGAAATAGGTAATTTCTCTCTTCTCCTCTCAAAATCGTGTATGCTATCGTCTGCTGCGCTGAAGGTGGCGTGGCGCACGTGCGTTGCGGCGCATTATCCCCACACACGTTAATAAAACAAGTTGGGGCAATCGTGTGAATGAAACAGGCCGCAGGAGTGGCCCGAACGAACAAGGAGGAACCGCGTGAAGCTGGTGGTAACCGAGAAGAACGACGCGGCTCAGAAAATTGCCGATTTACTCGGCGTCAAGAAACCCAAAGCGGACAAGGTGTACTCAACGCCGGTGTACCGTTTTGATGTGAACGGAGAAGAGTGGGTGACCATCGGCCTACGCGGTCACATTCTGGAACCCGATTTCACTCCGACCATGGTGTACAAGAAGCGCGGTGGCTGGCAGGGCGTTACCGAAGAAGGTGAGGCGTTCCCAGCGGAGCTGCCGGCAACGTTGCCCAAGCCCCCGTTCAAAAAGAAGAAGCCCTTCACCGAGGACGGTGTGGAGCTGAAGGCCTGGAAAATGGACGCGCTGCCGTATCTGGTGTATGCCCCCATCAAGAAACTGCCCAAGGAAAAAGAGATCATCCGCTCCTTGAAGAACCTTGCAAAGAAGGCTGATTCGGTCATTATCGCGACCGACTTCGACCGCGAGGGCGAGCTTATCGGAAGTGACGCGCTCAGCTGCATCCAAGAGGTAAACCCGACCGCGCCGGTGTCCCGCGCGCGCTACTCGGCGTTTACCAAAGAAGAAATCACCCACGCGTTCAGCAATCTGGTGGAACTGGACACGAACCTGGCATCCGCCGGCGCGTCGCGCCAAGACATCGATCTCATCTGGGGTGCGGTGCTCACGCGCTATCTGACGCTGGTGAAGTTTGCCGGTTACGGCAACGTGCGCTCGTCGGGCCGCGTGCAAACGCCCACGCTCGCCCTTATCGTCGCGCGCGAGCGCGAGCGCCTTGCCTTCGTCCCGGAGGACTACTGGGTGATTCGCGGCGGGTTCGACGCCGCCGCACAGAGCGGCCCCACGTCGGGTGACGGCGAGCTGGCCTTTGAGGCTCCGCATGCTACAGCCCGCTTCAAGGTCGAAGCCGAGGCGCAGGCTGCGATGGCCCATGTGGAAGGCGCGACGAGCGCCACCGTGTCGGCCGTCGAGAAGAAGAAGCGCACCGTGGCCCCACCCGTGCCGTTCAACACCACGTCGCTCATGGCGGCGGCCTCGGCCGAGGGCCTCAGTCCCGCGCGCACCATGCGCATTGCCGAGAGCCTGTACATGGATGGCTACATTTCGTACCCCCGCGTGGATAACACGGTGTACCCGAGCTCGCTCGACCTCGCCGAAACCGTGAAGGCCATCTCCGGCAACCCCGCCTATGCCCCGTACTGCAAGGAGCTGCTTGCAAAAGGCAAGCTCACGGCCACGCGCGGCAAAAAGGAAACGACCGACCACCCGCCCATTTATCCCACGGCCAAAGCCACGCCCGACGATTTGGCGCCTGCCGACTACAAGTTGTACAACCTCATCGCGCGGCGCTTCTTGGCCACGCTTTCGGAGGCGGCGGTGGTGGAAGGTACCAAAGTGACGCTCGACGTGGCCGGTGAGCCGTTCGTCGCAAAGGGCGATGTGCTGGTGAAGCAGGGCTTCCGCGCCATCTATCCCTATGGCCTCAAGAAAGACGAGCAGCTGCCCGCACTCACGGAAGGCCAACAGATCGCCTTCAATGGCGCCACCTGCACCAAGAAGCAAACCGAGCCGCCCGCGCGCTACAGCCAGGGCAAGCTCATCCAAGAAATGGAGAAGCTGGGCCTGGGTACGAAGTCCACGCGCCACTCCATCATCGAACGTCTCTATGCGGTTAAGTACATCCAAAACGATCCCATCGAACCAAGCCAGCTGGGCATGGCGGTGTGCGATGCGTTGGACAAATTCGCGCCGCACATCACGCATCCCGAGATGACGGCCGAGCTGGAAGAGGAGATGGATAACATCGCCGAAGGCCGCACGACCAAGGCCGATGTGGTCACCACGAGCCGCAACCTCTTGGCCGAAGAGCTGGCGAGTCTGCTGCCGCATTCGGAAGAAGTGAAGGACGCCCTCGCCGATGCCGTGGCTGCGGATGCCTACGTGGGTCCGTGCCCCAAGTGCGGCAAGGACCTGCAGCTGCGCGCGAGCCAAAAGACCCGCGGCATGTTCATCGGTTGTGCCGGCTGGCCCGACTGCGACGTGACCTTCCCGCTGCCCAAGGGCAAGGTGGAAGCCGTACCCGAGCCGTGTCCCACCTGCGGCATGCCGCAGGTAAAGGTGACAGCCTTCCGTTCCAAGCCGCGCACCATCTGCATCGATCCGAACTGCTCTACCAACAAGGAGCCCGATGTCATCGTGGGCGAGTGTCCGGTATGCAAGGCCAACGGCAAGCAGGCAAACCTCGTCGCGCAGAAAAACCCGCGCACGCTCAAGCGTTTCATCCACTGCGAGAACTACGACGAATGCGGCACCGGCTATCCGCTGCCTCAGTACGGCAAGCTGGAGGCCACGGGCGAGGTGTGCGAGCACTGCGGCGCACCGATGGTCATCGTGACCACAAATCGCGGCCCCTGGAAACTTTGCCCCAACTTCGACTGCCCCAGCAAAGAGCAAGACGAGGAAAAGGCGGGCGCAAAGGGCGCGGGTACGAAGAGTACACGAAAGGCTCCGGCGAAGCGTAAGCCCGCTGCCAAGAAGGCTACCGCAACCAAGAAGTAAAAGCCTACGGCCTTCATGGCGAAAGGTTTCAACTGAATAGATCGTCTCAAGGGCGGCACCGTATTTTGGTGTCGCCTTTGTCGTAGGAGTACCGCTCCTATCCTTATTTTCTCTTACACCCATTCCGAACAGGCATAACGCTAAAACGCCCATGAGGGGTGTAGATGGGTGTGCCTCGTGAGCGCATGATTCCCCCAACGTTTTGTCACAGACGAGAAAGGAAGGGGAGACATGGCGAAAACCAAGGCGTTTGGCCAAAGAACAGCGCAAGCTAAGGCCAAACAGAAATTGGGGGAACCCAAGAAAGAGGTGAATTGGATTAACTTGGCGATATCGGTCGCCATCGGCGTCGTGCTGTGGTTTGTTCCCACGCCGGCGGGGTTGGAAACGCAAGCATGGCATATGTTTGCCATCTTCGCAGCTACCATTGTCGCACTCATCATCAAGCCGATGCCCATGGGATCGATTGCCATCTGTGCTATCGCGTTGTGCGTTCTCACGAATACCACGAGTCTCAAAGACGGTTTGTCGGGATTCTCGAACACGACCATCTGGCTCATCGTCATTGCGTTCTTCATCTCGCGCGGCTTTATCAAAACGGGTCTCGGCAGCCGCGTGGCCTATCTGTTCGTGAACAAGTTCGGTAAGAAGACCCTCGGTCTGTCTTATGCGCTGGCTGCGACCGACCTTGTGCTGTCGCCCGCTATGCCGTCGAACACGGCGCGCGCAGGCGGCATCGTGTTTCCCATCGTGCAGTCGCTGTCGCGCGCGTTTGGCTCGCGTCCCGACGACGGCACCGCGCATCGTATGGGATCGTTTTTGCACCTGACCGCTTACCAGGTGGATATGGTGACCTCTGCCATGTTTATGACGTCCATGGCGGCAAACCCTTTGGCCGTGCAATTGGCAGCCGAGGCGGCGGGCATCGAAATCACCTGGGTGGGCTGGTGTCTCGCCGCTATCGTGCCGGGTATTCTGTCGCTCATTTTGGTGCCGCTCGTCATCTACAAGCTCGATCCGCCTGAGGTAAAGGAAACGCCCGGTGCTGCCGCTATGGCGCGGGAGAAGCTGGCCGAGATGGGCCCCATGACCATGGCCGAGAAGAAGATGATCGGCGTGTTCATTCTGGTTCTCGTGCTGTGGATCGCCGGTTCCAGCATCGACCTCAACGCCACGACAACGGGCTTTATCGGTTTGGGCGTGCTGCTTCTTTCGGGTGTTCTCACCTGGGATGACGTTAAAAGCGAGAAGGGTGCATGGGATACGCTTGTGTGGTTCTCCGCTCTCGTGATGATGGCGGGTCAGCTGAACACGCTCGGTATGATTCCGTGGTTCGGCGATCTGATGGGCGGCGTGGTCGGCGGCATGAACTGGGTTCTGGCCGCGGTGCTGCTGGCGCTCGTGTACTTCTTTGCACACTATCTGTTTGCAAGCCAAACCGCTCACGTTACTGCTATGTATGCTGCCTTTTTGACGGTCATGGTAGCCGCGGGTGCACCTCCGATGCTGGCAGCCTTGGTGCTGGGCTTCTTCAGCAACCTCAATGGAGCTATCACGCACTACGCGTGCGGTCCCGCTCCCATTTTCTTCGGCCCCGGCTATGTGAGCCAAGGCAAGTGGTGGTCCACCGGTCTCATCGTATCCCTCGTCAACATTGTCGTGTGGATGGGCATCGGATGTATGTGGTGGAAGGTACTCGGCCTCTGGTAGGCCCCTCTGTCCGGTGCGTCCGAAGGGGGCGCGCCGGACTTTAACTGCCGCCCCGAAAGGCGGCTTGGCAACGAAAGCGAAGAGGAGACAATTCCATGAAGGAAATCAGCGTTGAAAAGATCACCGAGGAAGTAAAGCGTCTGTGCATCGAGGCTGCGTGTGATCTGCCGGTAGACGTGGAAAAGCTTATCGTCCATGCCACGCAGACCGAAGAATCGGAATTCGGCACCTATGCGATGGAAAAGGTGTGTCGCAATATCAAAATCTCCCGCGAAAACGAAGTGCCCATGTGTCAGGACACCGGCATGGTTATCGCGTTTGTTGAGATTGGTCAGGACGTGCACATTGTGGGCGGCCTGCTCGACGATGCCATTAACGCAGGCGTGGCGGCTGGCTACACCGACGGTTACCTGCGCAAGTCCACGGTTATCGATCCCGTGCTCAACCGCAAGAACGCCGGCGACAACACGCCCGCCATCATTTATACCTCGCTTGTTGCGGGAGACGAGCTGCGCATCACGGTGATGCCGAAAGGCGCCGGCTCGGAGAATATGAGCGCGCTCAAAATGCTCAAGCCTGCCGAGGGCCTGGAGGGCGTGAAGAAGTTCATCGTCGATGCCGTGGTGAACGCGGGCGGCAATCCCTGCCCGCCGACTGTGGTGGGCGTGGGTATTGGCGGCAACGCCGACAAGGCCATGCAGCTGTCGAAGGTGGCCCTGCGCCGCGAGGCAGGCGCGCCAAACCCCAATCCTGAATACGCCGCCATCGAGCGCGAGCTTCTGAAGGAAATCAACAAGTCCGGCGTGGGCCCGCAGGGCTTCGGTGGCCGCAACACGGCGCTCGCGGTGCAGATTGAGACCTATCCCACGCACATTGCCACGATGCCGGTGGCCGTCACGCTCAACTGCCACGCCGCGCGCCACAAGGAAGTTGTCCTGTAGGCCCTGTGTAGCCCAAAATCGCAAACCCGCTTTCACTCAAAGGAGAGAATTATGGCTCAAGCCAAGCAGATAACCACCCCGTTGACCGACGAGACGGTGAAGTCGCTCAAGTGCGGCGACATGGTGAACATCTCGGGTGTCATCTACACCGGTCGCGATGCGGCGCACAAGATTATGGTCGAGGCTATCGAACAGGGCGAGCAGCTGCCCGTCGACTGGAGCGGTCAGGTTATTTACTACGCCGGACCCACGCCCGCCAAGCCCGGCAAGGTGATTGGCTCGTGCGGGCCCACCACATCGGGCCGTATGGATGCCTATTCGCCCACGATGATGGAGCAGGGGCTTAAGGGCATGATTGGCAAGGGTCCGCGCTCCAAAGAAGTAGTGGATGCCATGGTGAAGCACGGCGTCGTCTACTTCGCCGCCATCGGCGGCGCCGCAGCTCTCATTGCCGACAGCGTGAAGGAGTGTGACGTCATCGCCTATGACGACCTGGGGCCTGAGGCAGTGCGTCGTCTACGCGTGGAAAACTATCCCTGCATCGTGGTGATCGACGCTGAAGGCAACAACCTCTATGAGCAGGGCGTCGCTCAGTACCGGATGGACTAGGTGGATGCCATGCAAACCTACGACGTTGTAATTGTGGGTGCGGGCGGTGCCGGAATGGCAGCCGCGCTCAATGCCAGCAAGGATCCTTCTTTAAGCGTTGCGGTACTCACCAAGGTATTCCCCACGCGCTCGCATACCGGTGCTGCGCAGGGCGGTATGAACGCGGCGTTAGCCTATCGCGATCCGAACGATACGATAGAAAGCCATTTCTTCGACACGGTGAAGGGCAGCGACTACCTGGCCGACCAGGACGCCGTGGAGTTCTTCGTGTCCGGAATGCCAGATTTGGTGCTGCAGCTTGAGTCGATGGGCGTGCCGTACTCGCGCGACGAGCAGGGTCGCATCGCCCAGCGCCCCTTCGGCGGCGCTTCGAGCCCGCGTTGCTGCTACTCGGCCGACAAGACGGGGCACGTGGTGTTGCACGCGCTCTACGAGAACTGTCTGAAGCAGGGTGTGACGTTCTTGGACGAGTACAATCTGCTTGATATTGCCCAGGTGAACGGACAGGTGCAGGGCGTCGTAGCTATCGATTTGCGCCGCGGCGAGATCGTGTCGTTTCAGGCGCGTGCCGTGGTCATTGCGGCCGGCGGGTTCGGGCGTGTGTACTGGAGCCGTACGACCAACGCCACCAACATGACGGGCGACGGGGTGGCTGCATGCCTGCGCGCGGGCGTGCCTATCAAAGACCCCGAATTCGTGCAGTTCCACCCCACGGGGCTGGCCTCCACGGGCGTGCTGCTATCCGAGGCCTGCCGCGGCGAGGGCGGCTACCTCATCAACAACAAAGGCGAGCGCTTCATGGAGCGCTATGCCCCCGAAAAGATGGAGCTTGGTCCGCGCGATCTGGTGGCGCGCTCCATCGAAACGGAAATCAAGGAAGGCCGCGGCTTTGGCGAGGGTATGAAGAGCTATGTGCTTTTGGATATGCGT encodes:
- a CDS encoding fumarate hydratase; protein product: MKEISVEKITEEVKRLCIEAACDLPVDVEKLIVHATQTEESEFGTYAMEKVCRNIKISRENEVPMCQDTGMVIAFVEIGQDVHIVGGLLDDAINAGVAAGYTDGYLRKSTVIDPVLNRKNAGDNTPAIIYTSLVAGDELRITVMPKGAGSENMSALKMLKPAEGLEGVKKFIVDAVVNAGGNPCPPTVVGVGIGGNADKAMQLSKVALRREAGAPNPNPEYAAIERELLKEINKSGVGPQGFGGRNTALAVQIETYPTHIATMPVAVTLNCHAARHKEVVL
- a CDS encoding Fe-S-containing hydro-lyase, producing MAQAKQITTPLTDETVKSLKCGDMVNISGVIYTGRDAAHKIMVEAIEQGEQLPVDWSGQVIYYAGPTPAKPGKVIGSCGPTTSGRMDAYSPTMMEQGLKGMIGKGPRSKEVVDAMVKHGVVYFAAIGGAAALIADSVKECDVIAYDDLGPEAVRRLRVENYPCIVVIDAEGNNLYEQGVAQYRMD
- a CDS encoding FAD-dependent oxidoreductase — its product is MQTYDVVIVGAGGAGMAAALNASKDPSLSVAVLTKVFPTRSHTGAAQGGMNAALAYRDPNDTIESHFFDTVKGSDYLADQDAVEFFVSGMPDLVLQLESMGVPYSRDEQGRIAQRPFGGASSPRCCYSADKTGHVVLHALYENCLKQGVTFLDEYNLLDIAQVNGQVQGVVAIDLRRGEIVSFQARAVVIAAGGFGRVYWSRTTNATNMTGDGVAACLRAGVPIKDPEFVQFHPTGLASTGVLLSEACRGEGGYLINNKGERFMERYAPEKMELGPRDLVARSIETEIKEGRGFGEGMKSYVLLDMRHLGAEKIMERLPQVRDLALSFEGVDMITDPVPIRPSNHYMMGGIDVIDYRTCATVIDGLHAAGECSCISVHGANRLGGNSVSEVVFFGTQAGIGAAATAKRRAFAGTDRLQALEAEWTHRFETMRTKKSGKSLFEIRDRMAEAMWNDVGIFREGENMAEAERVIDACLADYADAMIGDDSKVYNSAFMNYVEVGNVLSIAKTVVMGARARTESRGSHSRQDFPTRDDAQFLKHTLVSLENGDYRIDYRPVVVTAFKPEERTY